The genomic region ATGTGCTTGAGACCGATAAGCGGTATCTCATGCGGGTTGGCCTCCGAAAAGCTTTGGAAGTAGTCTGGTTGGACATCCAACTGTTCGGCCGTGTAGTGTTGTTTGCGAACAAGCTCCAAAAAACAACGGGTGGTAGCCTCAACATCCGCCGTGGCATTATGGGCTTCGGCAAATGGTTGCTTGAATAAGTATTCATGCAGCTCGGTCAACGTAGGTAATTTGAATTTTCCACCTCGCCCACCGGGAATTTGACATAACTGCGCCGTATATTCTGTACAAGTATCCAAAACGGGCAATTGCTGTAAGGAGTTTTCAATACCTAAACGATGAAACTCCGCTCCCATAATGTTTACATCAAAGCCCACATTTTGCCCAACAATAAATTTGGTTTTGGACATTGCGCTACTGAACCTCTCCAAAACCCTATCCAAAGCGATACCCTTTTGCTCTGCCAAGGCTGTTGATATACCATGGATCTGTTCTGCATCATAAGGAATATTAAAACCATCCGGACGTACCAAATAATCTTGATGCTCCAACAAATTCCCCATGCCGTCATGCAACTGCCATGCTATCTGTATACAGCGAGGCCAGTTGTCGGTATCGGTTATCGGGGCATCCCAACGTTTGGGAAGGCCAGTGGTTTCGGTATCGAAGATTAAATACATTTATGATATTTTGTACATGCAAAAAGTATCGATAAAAATAAGGAAAAGTGAGTTTGCTGAAAAAGGGAGTTGTTAGCAGTTATCAACTGCTATTATAATGCTAAATATAGTTCCGAAAAATTGTAAGTTATTTAAAATAGCGTATATTTGCAGCCCTTTTTGAAGGAATTAAGAATTAATAACCAAGGGTCGGGCACCCTACAAATTAATGTGATATGCCAGTAAAGATTAGATTACAGAGACACGGTAAAAAAGGAAAACCATTTTATTGGATCGTTGCCGCTGACAGCCGTGCCAAAAGAGACGGTAAATTTTTGGAGAAGTTAGGTATCTACAACCCCAACACCAATCCTGCTACAATTGAATTAAAAGTTGATGACTCCGTTAAATGGTTGCAAAACGGTGCACAACCTACAGATACGGCAAGGGCTATTTTATCTTATAAAGGCGCTTTATTAAAACATCATTTACTAGGTGGTGTACGTAAAGGAGCACTGACCGAAGAGCAAGTTGAAGAAAAGTTCAACGCTTGGTTAGAAGAAAAAGAAAAAGCTGTCGCCAGCAAGATCGGTGGATTAGACAAAGCCAAAGCAGACGCTAGGGCCGCCGCATTGAAAGCCGAAAAAGAAGTTAACGACAAAAGAGCTGCTGAAGCTGCCGCTGCCGCGCTTCCCGAAACACCTGAAGGTGAAAGTGCCGAAGAGGTAGCAGTAGACACTCCCGAAACGCCACAACCCGATACGGAAAATGCGGATACCACTCCCGTAGCTCCCGTAAAAGAAAAAGAGGAAATCGAAGCTAGTGACAATGCCGCCGAAGCACCTTCTGTTGAAGAGGTTATTGATGCGAGCGACGAGGATGTAAAGCCTGCCAAGACCGGAGAGGAAGAGTAATTTTTGAACGATGCGAAAGGAAGAATGTTTCTACCTAGGCAAAGTTGTTTCAAAATATAGTTTCAAAGGTGAGGTTCTCGTAAAATTAGATACCGATGACCCTGAGATTTACGAAAACATGGAATCAGTTTTTGTTTCAATACGAAACAATCTGGTTCCATTTTTTATAGATAGATGTAGACTGCACAAATCGGCACTGCTCCGTATCGATTTTGAAGAAGTCAAAGATGAAGCCTCGGCCGATAGGATCATGGGCGCCGAACTGTATCTACCGTTATCGTCATTGCCTAAACTTGAAGGCAACAAATTCTATTTTCACGAAGTCATTGGGTTTACGATCATGGACAAAGTACATGGAGGTATAGGAACTATACAAAGCGTAAACGATACTACAGCTCAAGCACTTTTTGAAGTACAAAAGGGAGATAAGCAACTCTTGATCCCTGTTACCGATGAAATCATAACTAAGGTAGACCGTGAAAACAAAACCATCTTCGTCACCACGCCCGATGGTTTAGTAGATCTTTACCTGAATTGATTATGCTCATATCACTTTAGCTTGAAAGACTGAAGCTTATCGTTATTGTTCGCTACCAAAACAAATCGTTTTTCCTTATTGATCAAAACACGTATTTTTTTCGCATCCTTGTTTGAGAAAAAACCACTTTCTTTAATCGATAACGGAGAAAACCCACCTTTTCCATCGCCAAGCATTATCAGTCCCGTTCCCGCATCGTTCCTAGGGGTTTCTATCTCCGAGACAAATAAATTGTTGATAGCCAAAACATCCAAATTGCCATCATCATCAAAATCGTCAATAAGCATATCGTTTATATTGGACAGTTGGGCCTGATAAGGCAACAGTGATGTTTTGAACGTATTGTTTCCCATATTTTCAATGTACATGGATGCGAAAGTATCTGCTTGATATCGGAGTGCATTTTTTAATTCCATTTCCCCATAAACCTCATCTATTTCCAAAGATGCAAAAACATCATATTTTTTTATATCTTTTTTAAGGTTAGGTATTTGTTCGGAAGAACACGAGAACCCCCGCAAGGGATAATGTTTGTTATCATTGTAATACCCCAAGACAATATCCTTCATTCCGTTATCATCAAAATCGTCATAATAAATATCAAAAGGTTTCTCGGGGCTGGTTTTGTACTTATAGTTTAAACCTAGATTGCCCACTATATAATCTTCATCACCATCATTGTCAAAATCGCCCTTATCGATACTGAACCACCAGCCAGATGTTTTTGAAAGGCCATCAGCAGTGTCCTTGGTCAAGCTTCCATTTTCATTTTTGAAAAGGGTTATAGGCATCCACTCACCCACGACCACGAGGTCTATAGCGTTATCCTGATTATAGTCCGTCCAAATAGCATCAGTCACCATTCCTACATTATCAAACCCTGGTGCCAATTCGTCGGTCATATTAACAAGTTGACCGTTTTCATTTTTTAATAACATACTGGAAGGCGGGGATGGATACTCATGAGGCACATGCCTTCCGCCGACAAACAAATCAATATCCCCGTCGGCATCATAA from Costertonia aggregata harbors:
- the rimM gene encoding ribosome maturation factor RimM (Essential for efficient processing of 16S rRNA), encoding MRKEECFYLGKVVSKYSFKGEVLVKLDTDDPEIYENMESVFVSIRNNLVPFFIDRCRLHKSALLRIDFEEVKDEASADRIMGAELYLPLSSLPKLEGNKFYFHEVIGFTIMDKVHGGIGTIQSVNDTTAQALFEVQKGDKQLLIPVTDEIITKVDRENKTIFVTTPDGLVDLYLN
- a CDS encoding 30S ribosomal protein S16; protein product: MPVKIRLQRHGKKGKPFYWIVAADSRAKRDGKFLEKLGIYNPNTNPATIELKVDDSVKWLQNGAQPTDTARAILSYKGALLKHHLLGGVRKGALTEEQVEEKFNAWLEEKEKAVASKIGGLDKAKADARAAALKAEKEVNDKRAAEAAAAALPETPEGESAEEVAVDTPETPQPDTENADTTPVAPVKEKEEIEASDNAAEAPSVEEVIDASDEDVKPAKTGEEE